In a single window of the Streptomyces sp. HUAS ZL42 genome:
- a CDS encoding PP2C family protein-serine/threonine phosphatase — MHGDESRRRRHPPIVSGPAWDTDLGSIAEQFRQLTRAQERMRALLDAVLAVSRELELPVVLRQLVSAAMQLVNARYGALTVLKESRAGLEEFIPLGLSDTERQALAGVDPPHGRGLLAHMIAQHEPLRVDDVSRHPDAAGFPSGHPQIRTLLGVAIGVHGRVYGNLYLSDRHDGKPFDEQDAAVVLALAGAAGIAIENARLYQQVRTSAEQFQRLLLPTLPDLTPFTGAAVYRPATAPGHHLGGDWYDALMLPDGACAAIIGDVVGHDLTAAAAMAQTRNMLRALLYDRRTPPSLVLERLDETLHATTDTPVTTACLARLEPDGDGWRLHWSTAGHLPPLVVTADGRTRYLHAEPGVPLGVDIRLPRPDHTFPLTAGDTVLLFTDGLVEHPGQSLDAGLGALAATAAAHVRLPLDDLCRTLAAQHPSDGHDDLALLAVRTPPTSIEDHRHG, encoded by the coding sequence ATGCACGGCGACGAGAGCCGTCGGCGCCGACACCCGCCAATCGTGTCGGGCCCGGCCTGGGATACGGACCTGGGCAGCATCGCCGAGCAGTTCAGACAACTCACCCGGGCTCAGGAACGGATGCGGGCGCTGCTGGACGCGGTGCTCGCGGTCAGCCGGGAGCTGGAGCTGCCGGTGGTCCTGCGACAGCTGGTGAGCGCCGCGATGCAGCTGGTGAACGCCCGCTACGGCGCCTTGACCGTGCTGAAGGAGAGCCGTGCGGGCCTTGAGGAGTTCATCCCGCTGGGCCTGAGCGACACCGAGCGCCAGGCCCTGGCCGGAGTCGATCCCCCGCACGGTCGCGGTCTGCTCGCGCACATGATCGCCCAGCACGAACCGCTGCGCGTGGACGACGTGTCACGCCACCCGGACGCGGCCGGCTTCCCGTCGGGGCATCCGCAGATTCGCACCCTGCTCGGGGTGGCGATCGGCGTGCACGGACGCGTGTACGGCAACCTCTACCTGTCCGATCGGCACGACGGCAAACCGTTCGACGAGCAGGACGCGGCTGTCGTGCTCGCGTTGGCCGGAGCCGCCGGCATCGCCATCGAGAACGCCCGCCTGTATCAGCAGGTACGGACCTCTGCCGAGCAGTTCCAGCGGCTGCTGCTGCCGACCCTGCCCGACCTGACCCCGTTCACGGGCGCCGCGGTGTACCGGCCGGCCACCGCCCCCGGCCACCACCTGGGCGGCGACTGGTACGACGCCCTGATGCTCCCGGACGGGGCGTGCGCGGCGATCATCGGCGACGTGGTGGGCCACGATTTGACCGCGGCGGCGGCCATGGCGCAGACCCGCAACATGCTCCGCGCCCTGCTGTACGACCGGCGCACCCCGCCGAGCCTGGTACTGGAGCGGCTCGACGAGACTCTGCACGCCACCACCGACACGCCCGTCACCACCGCCTGCCTGGCCCGCCTCGAACCCGACGGCGACGGCTGGCGCCTGCACTGGTCGACGGCCGGTCACCTGCCGCCACTGGTCGTCACCGCCGACGGCCGCACGCGCTACCTGCACGCCGAACCCGGTGTGCCGCTGGGCGTCGACATCCGCCTGCCGCGCCCCGACCACACATTCCCCCTCACAGCGGGGGACACGGTGCTGCTGTTCACCGACGGCCTGGTCGAACACCCTGGGCAGTCCCTGGATGCCGGACTGGGCGCGCTCGCCGCCACCGCCGCAGCCCACGTACGGCTGCCCCTGGACGACCTGTGCCGCACGCTGGCAGCCCAGCACCCCAGCGACGGCCACGACGACCTCGCGCTCCTCGCCGTACGCACCCCGCCCACCAGCATCGAGGACCATCGGCACGGATAG
- a CDS encoding alkaline phosphatase encodes MPSTSDSSSLPARPRPPVVSRRGLLVGAAVVAGAQTLGIRTAHAEPVQRDPFKLGVASGDPLPDGIVLWTRLVADPYDAPSMGTRPVHVEWEIAADPHFRRVVRRGVVAANPALAHSVHVDVRGLAPARDYWYRFRTGRQLSPAGRTRTAPARRSRPGGLRFGVVNCQDWQNGYWPAYTALVEEDLDAVLHLGDYIYEYDPNSAYPDRMHTTPATPGLDQLVTLADYRARHAQYKTDPALQAAHAAFPWIVTWDDHEVENNYADLVDEIDDAGARKQDPATFARQRAAAYQAYYEHMPLRQRLVPGSPDYRLYRRFDFGDLLRLNVLDTRQYRTDQPGGFPLDFGAVSAGTQNTSGTLTGDVQEKWLRRGLADSGARWNVITQQVMMSQIRFPNFLDPTHPLPPIANLDQWDGYDPARTRLLRFLRDARVANPVVLAGDIHSSWFSDLRIDRDDLSSDPVAVEFTATSVSSDFPIAFDAPLKAYNPVLNPHVRFFDGSRRGYLRLNIDRHQWITDARTVDSIAVRQSPVTTTASWAVAAGEPGLKPA; translated from the coding sequence GTGCCGTCCACAAGCGATTCTTCCTCTCTCCCGGCCAGACCCCGCCCGCCGGTCGTCAGCCGGCGCGGACTGCTGGTCGGTGCGGCCGTCGTCGCGGGTGCCCAGACGCTGGGCATCCGTACCGCCCACGCGGAGCCGGTCCAGCGGGATCCGTTCAAACTCGGTGTGGCCAGCGGTGATCCGCTGCCGGACGGGATCGTCCTCTGGACGCGGCTGGTGGCCGATCCCTATGACGCGCCCTCCATGGGAACCCGCCCGGTGCACGTGGAATGGGAGATCGCCGCCGATCCGCATTTCCGCCGGGTCGTCCGGCGCGGTGTCGTGGCCGCCAACCCCGCACTCGCCCACAGTGTCCACGTTGATGTACGAGGCCTGGCTCCGGCCCGTGACTACTGGTACCGCTTCCGGACGGGCCGTCAGCTCAGTCCGGCCGGCCGGACGCGCACGGCCCCGGCGCGTCGTTCCCGCCCCGGTGGCCTCCGCTTCGGCGTGGTCAACTGCCAGGACTGGCAGAACGGTTACTGGCCCGCGTACACCGCGCTCGTCGAGGAGGACCTCGATGCGGTGCTGCACCTCGGCGACTACATCTACGAGTACGACCCCAACAGCGCCTACCCCGACCGGATGCACACCACCCCGGCGACTCCCGGCCTCGATCAACTCGTCACCCTCGCCGACTACCGAGCCCGGCATGCCCAGTACAAGACCGACCCGGCGCTGCAGGCAGCCCACGCCGCCTTCCCCTGGATCGTCACCTGGGACGATCACGAGGTGGAGAACAACTACGCCGATCTCGTGGACGAGATCGACGACGCGGGCGCCCGCAAGCAGGACCCTGCCACCTTCGCGCGCCAGCGCGCCGCCGCCTACCAGGCCTACTACGAGCACATGCCGCTGCGGCAACGCCTCGTGCCCGGCTCGCCCGACTACCGGCTCTACCGCAGGTTCGACTTCGGTGACCTGCTTCGGCTGAATGTGCTGGACACCCGCCAGTACCGCACGGACCAGCCGGGCGGATTCCCCCTCGACTTCGGCGCCGTGTCGGCCGGCACACAGAACACGTCCGGCACACTCACCGGCGATGTCCAGGAGAAGTGGCTGAGGCGTGGTCTGGCCGACTCCGGGGCCCGCTGGAACGTCATCACCCAGCAGGTGATGATGAGTCAGATACGGTTCCCCAACTTCCTCGACCCGACCCACCCGCTTCCCCCCATCGCCAACCTCGACCAGTGGGACGGCTACGATCCCGCCCGCACCCGGCTGCTGCGGTTCCTGCGCGATGCGAGGGTGGCGAATCCGGTGGTGCTCGCGGGGGACATCCACTCTTCCTGGTTCAGCGATCTGCGGATCGACCGCGACGATCTCAGCAGCGATCCCGTCGCCGTCGAATTCACGGCAACCAGCGTCAGTTCGGACTTCCCCATCGCCTTCGACGCACCGCTCAAGGCGTACAACCCCGTCTTGAATCCGCACGTCCGCTTTTTCGACGGCTCCCGCCGCGGCTACCTGCGGCTGAACATCGACCGGCACCAGTGGATCACCGACGCGCGGACCGTCGACAGCATCGCGGTCCGTCAGTCGCCGGTGACCACCACCGCCTCCTGGGCCGTCGCGGCCGGCGAACCGGGCCTCAAACCGGCCTGA
- a CDS encoding amidohydrolase family protein produces MSDVPVGEEAGEVRRFWDRLGLPGLIDIHTHFMPERVLHKVWAYFDALGSLTGGLEWPITYRKEEAERAVLPREFGVRAFTAMLYPHKPGMARWLNGWAADFAHRTPDCLHTATLYPEPGVEAYVREAVEAGARVFKAHVQVGAYDPVDELLQQAWGLLAEAGIPVVIHCGSGPAPGKHTGPEPIAQVLARHPRLRLVVAHMGMPEYEEFLGLAERYGEVRLDSTMAFTDFSEELMPFPRRALPRLAGLGDRILLGSDFPNIPYPYVHQLQALERLGLGEEWLRAVCHDNAAKLFGL; encoded by the coding sequence ATGAGTGACGTGCCTGTGGGGGAGGAGGCCGGTGAGGTTCGCCGATTCTGGGATCGGCTCGGTCTTCCGGGACTGATCGACATCCACACGCACTTCATGCCCGAGCGCGTCCTGCACAAGGTCTGGGCCTACTTCGACGCACTGGGATCGCTGACCGGTGGGCTCGAGTGGCCGATCACCTACCGGAAGGAAGAGGCCGAACGGGCGGTCCTGCCCCGGGAGTTCGGCGTACGGGCCTTCACCGCGATGCTGTACCCGCACAAGCCGGGCATGGCGCGGTGGCTGAACGGCTGGGCGGCCGACTTCGCCCACCGCACCCCCGACTGTCTGCACACCGCCACCCTCTACCCCGAGCCGGGCGTCGAGGCATACGTCCGGGAGGCCGTCGAAGCGGGTGCGCGCGTCTTCAAGGCGCATGTCCAGGTGGGGGCGTACGACCCGGTCGACGAACTCCTTCAGCAGGCATGGGGGTTGCTGGCCGAGGCCGGGATACCCGTGGTGATCCACTGCGGCTCCGGGCCCGCACCCGGCAAGCACACCGGCCCCGAGCCGATCGCGCAGGTGCTGGCGCGGCATCCCCGGCTGCGGCTGGTCGTCGCACACATGGGAATGCCCGAGTACGAGGAGTTCCTCGGCCTCGCCGAGCGGTACGGGGAAGTGCGGCTGGACTCGACGATGGCGTTCACCGACTTCAGCGAGGAGCTCATGCCGTTCCCCCGCCGGGCCCTGCCCCGGCTGGCCGGGCTCGGCGACCGCATCCTGCTCGGCTCCGACTTCCCCAACATCCCCTATCCGTACGTACACCAGCTCCAAGCCCTGGAGCGGCTTGGTCTCGGAGAGGAGTGGCTGCGGGCGGTGTGCCACGACAACGCGGCAAAGCTGTTCGGGCTGTGA